Proteins encoded within one genomic window of Triticum aestivum cultivar Chinese Spring chromosome 2D, IWGSC CS RefSeq v2.1, whole genome shotgun sequence:
- the LOC123053534 gene encoding ran guanine nucleotide release factor translates to MAGESSTRRPLFGGAISTAFPVRFQDVSNIREVPDHQEVLVDPARDESLIFELLDLKGEVEDGGSALWFLRDVANEQDAADNLVVEHSGTIELAGLRSGEAPAVAGTAIGKLAVSKGRQGREAQNIVRLYLANIRLKNAATDVVITAYEPLLINPLSESAQAIAAGPAVPAEQAGCLPMSEVFRLAVMNFDVHDWNLFNGSG, encoded by the exons ATGGCCGGTGAGAGCAGCACCAGGCGGCCCCTCTTCGGCGGCGCCATCTCCACCGCCTTCCCCGTCCGGTTCCAG GATGTGAGCAACATTCGCGAGGTCCCCGACCACCAG GAAGTTCTCGTTGATCCCGCCCGTGACGAGAGCCTCATCTTCGAGCTGCTCGACCTCAAGGGCGAGGTGGAGGACGGCGGCAGCGCGCTCTGGTTCCTGCGCGACGTCGCCAACGAGCAAGATGCGGCGGATAACTTG GTGGTCGAGCACTCTGGTACAATCGAGCTAGCTGGTCTGCGATCTGGGGAAGCACCTGCAGTGGCTGGAACTGCAATTGGCAAGCTG GCTGTTTCAAAAGGGAGGCAAGGCAGAGAAGCACAGAACATTGTTCGA CTTTACTTGGCAAACATACGTCTCAAGAATGCAGCAACTGATGTAGTTATCACCGCATATGAGCCGCTGTTGATAAA TCCTTTGAGTGAAAGTGCTCAGGCCATTGCAGCTGGACCAGCAGTGCCCGCGGAACAGGCAGGATGCTTGCCAATGTCCGAGGTCTTCAGACTCGCAGTCATGAACTTCGATGTCCATGATTGGAACCTTTTCAATGGCAGCGGTTGA